One window of Paludibacter propionicigenes WB4 genomic DNA carries:
- the truA gene encoding tRNA pseudouridine(38-40) synthase TruA: MKRRYFIYFSYKGTAYHGWQMQPNGISVQEVLTRALCTILRTNLEIVGAGRTDAGVHAKLMVAHFDFETALPSEFDLVAKLNSFLPGDISIYKIAEVKPDAHARFDAISRRYEYHIFTNKNVFKNELAVRESDKLDFEAMNLAAKTLTKFKDFTSFSKLHTDVKTNNCQIHHAEWTQQGDEWVFTIEADRFLRNMVRAIVGTLFEVGRRKMNTDEFATVIAAKNRCKAGVSVPAHGLYLVDIKYPDHIFIN; this comes from the coding sequence GTGAAACGACGATACTTCATATATTTCTCCTACAAAGGCACCGCTTACCATGGCTGGCAAATGCAGCCCAATGGAATTTCAGTTCAGGAAGTACTGACACGAGCTTTGTGCACCATTTTACGCACCAATCTTGAAATTGTAGGTGCAGGCAGAACCGATGCCGGCGTGCACGCCAAACTTATGGTTGCTCACTTTGATTTTGAGACTGCTTTACCTTCTGAATTTGATCTGGTAGCCAAATTAAACAGTTTTCTGCCCGGTGATATTTCTATTTATAAAATTGCTGAAGTTAAGCCTGACGCCCATGCACGTTTCGATGCTATTTCCCGTCGATATGAATACCATATCTTCACCAATAAAAATGTTTTCAAAAATGAACTCGCCGTACGAGAAAGCGACAAGCTCGATTTTGAAGCGATGAATCTGGCAGCTAAAACCCTTACGAAATTTAAAGATTTTACCAGCTTCAGCAAACTTCACACTGACGTAAAAACGAACAATTGCCAAATTCATCATGCCGAATGGACGCAACAGGGCGATGAATGGGTTTTCACTATTGAAGCCGACCGCTTTTTACGAAATATGGTTCGTGCGATTGTTGGCACACTATTCGAAGTGGGGCGACGAAAAATGAATACTGACGAATTCGCAACAGTTATTGCAGCTAAAAACCGTTGTAAAGCAGGCGTTTCTGTTCCTGCTCACGGGCTATACTTGGTCGATATTAAATATCCTGACCATATCTTTATAAATTAA
- a CDS encoding AMP-dependent synthetase/ligase produces MNVTRLFDLLDNYIENYPDQDAALVCKREGAWKKFSICEYVELTNDLSYGMLALGIQPGDKIGIVSSNRPEWNMLDFAAMQIGAVSIPIYPTISQNDYSHILNHAEMKMIFIEGKELRTKLKPILPEIKTLKEIFTFSDENSEYKYLDQLITLGKENRQPDKLIQLKASIKPDDLATIIYTSGTTGSQKGVMLSHQNIVSQLKSLESIPAKWSNKALSFLPLCHAYERMLVYLYQYLGMSVYYAESLGTIAENIKEINPTMMSCVPRLLEKIYDKLYLSGKKLPFFSKIIYYWAFNLATKFQLEEMGWYYNIKYKLAEKLIYSKWRAAIGGNFDIVVSGGSAIQPHIASFFSAIGMPVFEGYGLSETSPVIAVSQRGENGRKFGTVGLPLQGVEVKLAERDEIICRGHNVMLGYYKDPALTAQAIDNDGWFHTGDTGKFTPEGQLIITGRLKSIFKTSFGKYVNPQAIESRFTESAFIENMIVLGENKKFAAALLSPDFIYLKSWCNKHKIKYSTNAEMIEHPAIVKRYQEEIKHYNQFFGDFEQIKRYKLVPDEWTTADGFLSPTLKIKRNVIESHYADAIEKLFS; encoded by the coding sequence ATGAACGTAACCAGATTATTTGATCTGCTGGATAATTATATTGAAAATTATCCGGATCAGGATGCAGCTTTGGTGTGCAAACGCGAAGGTGCTTGGAAAAAATTCAGCATCTGTGAATATGTGGAACTAACCAATGACCTAAGTTATGGCATGCTGGCATTAGGCATTCAGCCGGGCGACAAAATAGGGATTGTTAGCAGCAACCGCCCCGAGTGGAACATGCTTGATTTTGCGGCGATGCAAATCGGAGCAGTTTCTATTCCTATTTATCCCACTATCAGCCAGAATGATTACAGCCACATACTTAATCATGCCGAGATGAAAATGATTTTCATCGAAGGGAAAGAGCTTAGAACCAAGCTTAAACCCATCCTTCCTGAAATCAAGACACTAAAAGAAATATTTACGTTCTCTGATGAAAACAGCGAGTATAAATACCTCGACCAGCTTATAACGCTAGGCAAAGAAAATCGCCAGCCAGACAAACTTATACAGCTCAAAGCTTCAATAAAACCCGATGATTTAGCAACTATCATCTATACTTCAGGCACTACCGGAAGTCAAAAAGGTGTAATGCTTTCTCACCAAAACATAGTAAGCCAATTAAAAAGTCTTGAATCGATTCCTGCTAAGTGGAGCAACAAAGCATTGAGCTTCCTCCCACTCTGTCATGCATACGAGCGTATGTTGGTGTATCTTTATCAATACCTCGGCATGTCTGTGTATTATGCCGAGAGCCTTGGTACAATTGCAGAAAACATCAAGGAAATAAATCCAACGATGATGTCGTGCGTACCACGGTTGCTTGAAAAGATATACGATAAACTTTATCTATCAGGAAAAAAGCTGCCTTTTTTCAGCAAAATAATCTATTATTGGGCTTTTAATTTGGCTACCAAATTCCAATTAGAAGAAATGGGGTGGTATTATAATATCAAATATAAACTGGCCGAAAAACTGATTTATTCCAAATGGAGAGCTGCTATAGGTGGCAATTTCGACATAGTTGTATCGGGAGGATCGGCTATTCAACCTCATATTGCTTCATTTTTCTCTGCCATAGGAATGCCTGTTTTCGAGGGTTATGGGTTAAGCGAAACTTCACCCGTAATAGCTGTTAGTCAACGTGGCGAAAATGGTCGTAAATTTGGGACAGTGGGCTTACCGCTCCAGGGAGTTGAAGTCAAATTAGCCGAACGCGATGAAATAATCTGTCGTGGTCACAATGTCATGCTAGGCTATTACAAGGACCCAGCTCTCACCGCTCAGGCAATTGATAACGATGGTTGGTTCCACACCGGCGACACGGGCAAATTCACACCCGAAGGTCAGCTGATAATTACCGGTCGTTTAAAAAGCATTTTCAAAACCTCGTTTGGCAAATATGTAAATCCGCAGGCAATAGAGTCAAGATTCACCGAATCGGCATTTATCGAAAACATGATTGTATTGGGTGAAAACAAAAAATTTGCAGCGGCATTACTATCGCCCGATTTTATCTATTTAAAATCGTGGTGTAATAAACATAAAATCAAATACAGTACCAATGCTGAAATGATAGAGCATCCTGCAATTGTAAAACGTTATCAGGAAGAGATAAAGCACTACAATCAGTTCTTTGGTGATTTCGAACAAATTAAGCGTTACAAACTAGTGCCCGACGAATGGACCACTGCCGATGGTTTTCTTTCGCCCACTTTAAAAATCAAACGAAATGTCATCGAGTCGCATTATGCAGACGCCATTGAAAAGCTTTTCTCATAA
- a CDS encoding DMT family transporter yields MWLFLAFISAILLGSYEVFKKVSLKENAVIPVILVSILFSCAVLTPFLFISEFFPDLLKDSVFFVPRVDFHAHLLFVLKAAIVLTSWLFAYFALKHLPLSLASPIKATQPVWTVIGATLLLGEKLNGYQTAGVGVTLISFFLFSVVGKKEGISLKTNKWFWFIVMATLTGALSGLYDKYLMNRYDVMSVQVYYTYYQAIIMGIITLFLWAPTREKTTPFKFKWSIAFIAFFLVTADFIYFYALTLPHSMISVVSTIRRSGVIVPFLYGAIVLRDKNIKLKIVDLIGVLIGMFLLYLGSK; encoded by the coding sequence ATGTGGTTATTTCTTGCATTTATTTCGGCTATTTTACTGGGCTCATACGAAGTTTTCAAAAAAGTTTCTTTAAAAGAAAACGCTGTTATTCCGGTAATTTTAGTCTCAATACTTTTTTCTTGCGCAGTTCTTACTCCTTTTTTGTTTATATCTGAATTTTTTCCGGATCTACTCAAGGACTCTGTTTTTTTTGTGCCTCGTGTTGACTTTCATGCACATCTGTTATTCGTACTGAAAGCAGCCATCGTACTTACATCCTGGCTATTTGCATATTTCGCATTAAAACACTTGCCACTTTCACTAGCTTCGCCTATTAAAGCCACGCAGCCGGTATGGACTGTGATAGGAGCCACCTTGTTGCTGGGAGAGAAACTCAACGGGTATCAGACTGCCGGAGTTGGCGTCACCCTGATTTCTTTTTTCTTATTCTCGGTTGTAGGAAAAAAGGAGGGTATATCGCTGAAAACAAATAAATGGTTTTGGTTTATCGTAATGGCAACCCTCACTGGAGCGCTCAGCGGATTGTACGACAAATACCTCATGAACAGATACGATGTTATGTCCGTTCAGGTTTACTACACGTACTACCAGGCTATCATTATGGGAATAATAACCCTGTTTCTGTGGGCCCCCACGCGAGAGAAAACAACTCCTTTCAAATTTAAATGGTCAATCGCCTTCATTGCTTTTTTTCTGGTAACAGCTGATTTTATATATTTCTACGCCTTAACTCTGCCACACTCTATGATTTCGGTAGTTTCTACTATAAGACGTTCGGGCGTAATCGTACCTTTTTTATACGGCGCCATTGTTTTACGTGATAAAAATATAAAACTCAAAATAGTAGATCTGATTGGAGTATTAATCGGGATGTTCCTTTTGTATTTAGGATCAAAATAA
- a CDS encoding DUF3256 family protein has translation MKKQFLRINSLLIFICLMIAQSSFSQTIEDCYVDMPDILNPTLSRQNRLELVGYHKAKQSDSVVNRFGNQAYLVSLDSLGKRIVVRNSSSSTFEMKLLSLENNVKVISIIRTVCAPVCLSSVEFYDTAWNAIPLQFTMPKAIDWVNESALPKDQVDVQWIKNNLDIGFVSLTFTNQGQMIQATNNTLDFFSEADRKLISPFMNNSPILFKLSGRVWVRN, from the coding sequence ATGAAAAAGCAGTTTCTCCGAATAAATAGTTTATTGATATTTATCTGTTTAATGATAGCTCAGAGTTCATTTTCTCAAACTATAGAGGATTGTTATGTGGATATGCCGGATATTCTTAATCCTACTTTAAGCAGGCAAAACCGCTTGGAGCTGGTTGGATACCACAAAGCAAAGCAGAGCGACAGCGTTGTAAATAGATTCGGGAATCAGGCTTATCTGGTGAGTTTAGACTCTCTTGGCAAAAGAATTGTTGTTCGAAACTCTTCATCTTCAACATTCGAGATGAAGCTTTTGTCGCTAGAAAATAATGTGAAAGTAATTAGTATTATACGTACTGTATGTGCGCCGGTTTGCCTCTCAAGCGTAGAGTTTTACGATACAGCCTGGAATGCTATACCTCTTCAGTTTACAATGCCTAAGGCTATTGACTGGGTGAATGAAAGCGCGCTACCAAAAGATCAGGTAGATGTACAGTGGATAAAGAATAATCTGGATATCGGTTTCGTATCGCTGACTTTTACAAATCAAGGGCAGATGATTCAGGCAACAAATAACACGCTGGATTTCTTTAGTGAGGCTGATCGGAAATTGATATCGCCTTTTATGAATAATAGTCCTATTTTGTTTAAGCTTAGTGGACGAGTCTGGGTTCGAAATTGA
- a CDS encoding translocation/assembly module TamB domain-containing protein, translated as MSKVIVSELSSKLHTKVTIGKIEYRLFNDIAIHDLYVEDQQKDTLLFVERADAHFKFWKFFQGKIIFTSIELNQFFGNLVIDKNGHSNLDFVIKAFKTPPSKDSTQIEYRISRFKIKNSRFNYSNYKEYKKMHAGVFNANRLKIKDINADIALNIYKKDSMDAHIRSLSAREQSGLTLTNFKTSILVSASTINIPSVELRLPNSNIRLEDIKLKYNSSSDLHHFNNKVKWNAPIRLSTVALSDLSAFVPDFKNVKGKASLKGLITGRLSSLRFQNMQIRYGNNFLLDADLDINGLPSLSEAFIYGQIKELRCEKGDVQDFISELTQSPFLLPKEAAQLGLIRYKGNVSGFLNNLVLYGNLSTNVGNISTDILLKLANDLRDLTYNGTIKTENFQLGRLLSSKQLGNVSFNINTVGSKKENTQFQGTIKAKVSELKINNYTYRDIQLNGKYDGKGYDGVVDLQDQNIDAHFTGKIDLTQKLPVCDFDLRMKKLNVNALNITDKYPGAILSFNGKTNIVGNSLDNINGFIQFDSIQFKNQNKVLNVSNIKFVSRIENDFTHFGITSDYVNGSFSGNFKYSTVGQSINKIVRKYLPSLSTSVKEPAQKFQNHIDIDLQLANTAEISDVLDLSYTLKGLSTIKGFIDEKSNLIDISANFPKLSSSKREIENIALHVDNPSKELQFTSRAQMHEKDGLMNIFLKASAVQDSLKAQLGWQNAQQVTNAGEIKSITRFSNINGRTVADLAVLPTQVIISDSVWNIHPCKINFKADSTISVHNFVFDNNNKQFIHINGVASKNQNDSLSLSMNQLDLDFVMGLLKLRGFRISGKVTGRATLLSVLQQPIFEADLGVQALKLNQVLVGDGQINSNWDKLNSHLLAKGTFVNDKKDTVVVASCLYNPKADTISVLYDARKFSIEFLSPYFESVVHDVKGLATGKIRMFGPLKHGLCFEGDAFLDKGQVTMKMLKTTYFLNDSVHMRKNSIELRNVKLYDQDKNQASLNATIMHNGFFQHMKYDARIIGKNIMALNTTAEDNDYFFGKAYASGTVHVYGDDKVANIDVEKAVSQPHTKCYIQMGGASKTSDNSFIHFVNKNIINARKDTNTVRKSSASSGEMNVKVNLQIEVTPDAEMELIIDPKAGDRIRGTGSGNLQISFDTFSDMKLYGTYSINNGDYLFVFKNLIRKEFKIDQGSTLSWTGSPYNAKGKIRALYSLTASLKDLDETLSTTTTRTSIPVNCVLKLSDDIMKPTINFDIELPQSDEGVKQRVRNIINTDEMMNRQILYLLVFNKFYTTDYLSNASLATNLGTNQGLSLLTSTASAQLNNWISQTFKSNNLSLGFDYQVNDAATSDIQAQIFYQPNNRLIINGNLGYRNDNLINNTNRFIGDVDLQWLLTESGKLRFKAYNHTVDRYTLSKATQTQGVGFMYKEDFNSMNELFSYYWHFFVGNKKSNKDEKAVSPNK; from the coding sequence ATTATTCCAATTATAAGGAATATAAAAAAATGCATGCGGGGGTATTCAATGCAAACCGATTGAAAATAAAGGATATCAATGCAGATATAGCATTGAATATTTATAAAAAAGACTCTATGGATGCGCACATCCGAAGCTTGAGTGCCCGCGAACAATCCGGCTTGACGCTGACAAATTTTAAAACAAGTATTTTAGTTTCAGCAAGCACAATCAATATCCCCTCTGTAGAGCTTAGATTGCCCAACTCGAACATTCGGTTAGAAGATATTAAACTCAAGTATAACAGTTCGTCTGATTTGCATCACTTTAATAATAAGGTGAAATGGAATGCGCCTATTCGTCTATCTACCGTAGCACTTTCTGATTTGAGCGCGTTTGTGCCTGATTTCAAGAATGTAAAAGGAAAAGCTTCGCTCAAAGGTTTGATTACAGGAAGGTTGTCGAGCTTGAGATTTCAGAATATGCAAATTCGCTACGGAAACAATTTCTTATTGGATGCCGATTTAGACATAAATGGGCTGCCTAGCCTGAGCGAAGCGTTTATTTATGGTCAGATCAAGGAATTACGTTGTGAAAAGGGAGACGTGCAGGATTTTATTTCTGAGCTGACTCAGAGTCCGTTCTTACTTCCGAAAGAAGCAGCTCAACTTGGGCTTATCCGTTATAAAGGAAATGTGTCCGGGTTCCTGAATAACCTGGTACTTTATGGAAATTTGAGTACCAATGTTGGTAATATCTCTACCGATATTTTACTGAAACTGGCTAATGACCTGAGAGATTTGACTTACAACGGAACAATTAAAACAGAAAATTTTCAGTTGGGTAGATTGTTGTCCAGTAAGCAATTGGGCAATGTGTCGTTTAATATAAATACTGTAGGAAGTAAAAAGGAAAATACACAGTTTCAGGGAACAATCAAGGCAAAAGTTTCAGAGTTGAAAATTAATAATTATACATACCGCGATATTCAGCTAAATGGAAAGTATGATGGGAAGGGCTATGATGGAGTTGTAGATTTACAAGATCAGAATATAGATGCGCACTTTACGGGGAAAATTGATTTGACTCAGAAGTTGCCGGTCTGTGATTTCGATTTAAGAATGAAGAAGTTGAATGTAAATGCGCTGAATATAACTGATAAGTACCCCGGAGCGATTCTTTCTTTTAATGGTAAAACAAATATTGTTGGTAATTCTCTGGATAATATCAATGGATTCATCCAATTTGATAGTATTCAGTTTAAAAATCAAAATAAAGTGCTTAATGTCAGCAATATTAAGTTTGTTTCGCGTATCGAAAATGATTTTACGCACTTTGGAATTACTTCCGATTACGTGAATGGTTCATTTAGCGGTAATTTTAAATATAGTACCGTAGGACAGTCGATTAATAAAATAGTCCGTAAATATCTTCCATCGTTGTCAACCAGTGTAAAGGAGCCTGCGCAAAAATTTCAAAATCACATTGATATTGACCTTCAGTTAGCAAATACGGCTGAAATATCCGATGTGCTGGATTTGTCTTATACGCTAAAAGGACTCTCAACAATCAAAGGTTTTATTGATGAAAAATCAAATCTGATTGATATTTCCGCTAATTTCCCTAAACTGTCATCCAGCAAGCGCGAAATAGAAAATATAGCCTTGCATGTTGACAATCCATCCAAAGAATTGCAGTTTACTTCGAGAGCTCAGATGCACGAAAAAGATGGTTTGATGAATATTTTCTTAAAAGCATCTGCTGTTCAGGATTCGCTTAAAGCACAATTGGGATGGCAAAATGCCCAACAAGTAACCAATGCGGGCGAAATTAAATCAATAACACGATTCTCCAATATTAATGGAAGAACTGTTGCCGACCTGGCTGTTTTACCAACACAGGTGATAATTTCCGATTCGGTTTGGAATATTCATCCCTGTAAGATTAATTTCAAAGCTGACAGTACCATAAGTGTCCACAATTTTGTATTTGATAATAACAACAAGCAATTTATTCATATCAACGGTGTAGCTTCAAAAAATCAGAATGACAGTTTAAGCTTGTCTATGAATCAGTTGGATCTGGACTTCGTGATGGGGCTTCTCAAGTTGAGAGGCTTCAGAATAAGTGGTAAGGTTACCGGGCGAGCAACACTGCTGAGCGTCCTTCAACAGCCTATTTTTGAGGCAGATCTCGGGGTGCAGGCACTAAAACTAAATCAGGTTTTAGTAGGAGATGGGCAGATTAATTCGAACTGGGATAAATTGAACAGTCATCTTCTGGCAAAGGGAACTTTTGTAAATGATAAGAAAGATACTGTGGTAGTTGCATCTTGCTTGTATAATCCCAAAGCCGATACGATAAGTGTACTGTATGATGCACGTAAGTTTAGTATTGAATTCTTGTCGCCTTATTTTGAAAGTGTGGTGCATGATGTAAAAGGGCTGGCTACCGGTAAAATCAGGATGTTCGGACCACTTAAGCACGGTTTGTGTTTTGAGGGCGATGCATTTTTGGATAAAGGACAGGTAACAATGAAAATGCTTAAGACTACCTATTTCTTGAATGACTCGGTTCATATGAGAAAGAACTCAATTGAACTTAGAAACGTAAAATTATACGATCAGGATAAGAATCAGGCTAGTTTGAATGCTACTATAATGCACAACGGCTTTTTTCAACACATGAAATATGATGCCAGAATTATTGGAAAAAATATTATGGCTTTGAATACCACGGCTGAAGATAATGACTATTTTTTTGGGAAAGCATATGCCAGCGGTACCGTACATGTTTATGGTGATGATAAAGTGGCTAATATTGACGTGGAGAAAGCGGTATCTCAACCCCATACGAAATGTTATATTCAGATGGGTGGGGCTTCCAAAACTTCGGACAACAGTTTCATTCATTTCGTGAATAAGAATATAATCAATGCCAGAAAAGATACTAACACGGTTCGTAAATCTTCAGCTTCGTCCGGAGAGATGAATGTGAAGGTAAATTTACAAATTGAAGTTACTCCTGATGCCGAAATGGAATTGATTATCGATCCAAAAGCAGGAGACAGAATCAGGGGTACCGGAAGCGGGAATTTGCAAATTAGTTTTGATACGTTTTCGGATATGAAACTTTATGGAACTTACTCTATAAATAATGGGGATTATTTATTTGTGTTTAAAAATCTGATTCGTAAAGAGTTTAAAATTGATCAGGGAAGTACGTTGTCATGGACGGGCAGTCCGTATAATGCCAAAGGAAAAATTCGTGCGCTATACTCCTTGACTGCTTCACTCAAAGACTTGGATGAAACTTTGTCGACTACAACTACCCGAACAAGTATTCCTGTCAATTGTGTTCTGAAACTTTCGGATGATATTATGAAGCCTACTATAAACTTTGATATAGAATTGCCTCAGAGTGATGAAGGGGTGAAACAGCGTGTGAGGAATATAATTAACACGGACGAAATGATGAATCGTCAAATTCTTTATTTGTTGGTTTTCAATAAGTTTTATACTACCGATTATCTAAGCAATGCAAGTCTGGCAACTAACTTAGGAACCAATCAGGGACTTTCGCTTTTGACATCAACAGCTAGTGCTCAGCTCAATAACTGGATTTCGCAGACTTTCAAAAGTAATAATCTGTCTCTTGGTTTTGATTATCAGGTGAACGATGCTGCTACCAGCGATATTCAGGCTCAGATATTTTATCAGCCGAACAATAGATTGATAATCAATGGAAATTTGGGATATAGAAATGATAATCTGATCAATAATACGAATAGATTTATAGGTGATGTCGATTTACAATGGCTGTTGACGGAATCCGGAAAATTACGATTCAAAGCCTATAATCATACGGTCGATCGGTATACGCTAAGTAAAGCGACACAAACACAAGGAGTTGGATTTATGTACAAGGAAGACTTTAATAGCATGAATGAACTTTTTAGCTACTATTGGCATTTCTTTGTAGGAAATAAAAAAAGTAATAAAGATGAAAAAGCAGTTTCTCCGAATAAATAG
- a CDS encoding type B 50S ribosomal protein L31 has protein sequence MKSGIHPENYRPVAFKDMSNGDTFISRSTVNTKETIDIDGVTYPVVKMEISSSSHPFYTGKSKLVDTAGRVDKFMTRYAKRGEKK, from the coding sequence ATGAAAAGCGGAATCCATCCAGAAAATTATCGTCCGGTAGCATTTAAAGATATGTCAAACGGCGACACATTTATTTCACGTTCAACCGTAAACACAAAAGAAACTATCGACATTGATGGTGTAACTTATCCTGTGGTTAAAATGGAAATTTCTAGTTCATCACACCCTTTCTATACAGGTAAATCTAAACTTGTAGATACAGCAGGACGTGTTGATAAGTTTATGACTCGTTACGCAAAACGCGGAGAAAAGAAATAA